In Streptomyces sp. NBC_01381, a genomic segment contains:
- a CDS encoding endonuclease/exonuclease/phosphatase family protein — protein MPHDSRVTRRLGLQTVLAAAAVPLFTTALAASPAHAVERAGRRLEVMSFNLRYASTTPPNTWADRRPVTRELLRRARPHVIGTQEGLYQQVRDIAADLGPHYDWIGTGRAGGSRNEFMTVYYDTRRLAPVEYDHYWLSDTPDVIGSNTWGGGSIRMVTWVRFHDLRTDSELYVLNTHLDNASQYARTRAASLISERIARLDRSLPILVTGDFNVAAHKNPVYDTMLGAGLVDTWDAADERSKAYATFHGYKPLTPDGDRIDWILATPGIRVHSATINTFALDGQFPSDHLPVQASLTL, from the coding sequence GTGCCGCACGACTCCCGAGTGACCCGCCGCCTCGGCCTGCAGACCGTACTCGCCGCCGCGGCGGTCCCCCTGTTCACCACGGCGCTTGCCGCGTCCCCCGCGCACGCGGTGGAGCGTGCCGGGCGCCGTCTGGAGGTCATGTCGTTCAACCTCCGCTACGCGAGCACCACGCCGCCCAACACCTGGGCCGACCGCCGCCCGGTGACCCGGGAGCTGCTGCGCCGCGCGCGCCCGCATGTCATCGGCACCCAGGAAGGCCTCTACCAGCAGGTGCGCGACATCGCCGCCGACCTGGGCCCGCACTACGACTGGATCGGCACCGGCCGTGCGGGCGGCAGCCGCAACGAGTTCATGACCGTCTACTACGACACCCGCAGGCTCGCCCCGGTCGAGTACGACCACTATTGGCTCTCGGACACCCCGGACGTCATCGGCTCCAACACCTGGGGCGGCGGTTCCATCCGCATGGTCACCTGGGTCCGCTTCCACGACCTGCGCACCGACTCAGAGCTGTACGTGCTCAACACCCACCTCGACAACGCCAGTCAGTACGCGCGCACGCGTGCCGCGAGTTTGATTTCCGAACGCATCGCCCGCCTCGACCGGTCCCTGCCGATCCTCGTGACGGGCGACTTCAATGTGGCCGCCCACAAGAATCCGGTTTACGACACGATGCTGGGCGCCGGTCTCGTCGACACCTGGGACGCGGCGGACGAGCGCAGCAAGGCGTACGCCACGTTCCACGGCTACAAGCCGCTCACCCCGGACGGCGACCGCATCGACTGGATCCTGGCGACACCGGGGATCCGGGTCCACTCGGCGACGATCAACACGTTCGCCCTCGACGGACAGTTCCCGAGCGATCACCTGCCGGTGCAGGCGAGTCTGACGCTGTGA
- a CDS encoding aldolase/citrate lyase family protein, translating to MGQQEQVATSLAGAVSEGISASLAPVDAELERAYPGDPGTRQPVHTVYVPGEAFAADTIRSWGDQALAALDEHAPDAASFAAVLGLTDDLAEPVYSRVRAKLEREPIEDLRIDFEDGYKGKDEDQDAARAARLVAEAYKNGTAAPYMGIRMKCMEAAVRDRGIRTLDIFLSGLMEAGGLPDGLVLTLPKVTYPEQVTAMVRLLEEFEKARGLESGRIGFEIQIETSQSILATDGTAAVARMIQAAEGRATGLHYGTFDYSACLGVSAAYQASDHPAADHAKAVMQVAAAGTGVRVSDGSTNVLPVGSTANVHEAWRLHFGLTRRALARAYYQGWDMHPGHIPTRYAAVIAFYREGFERAAARLSAYAGHHEGGAVADEPATAKALAGYLLRGLDCGALDAGEVTRGTGLTLAGLQSFAGPRRGDLTANAK from the coding sequence ATGGGTCAGCAAGAGCAGGTGGCAACGAGCCTCGCCGGTGCAGTCAGCGAGGGCATCAGCGCTTCCCTCGCCCCGGTGGACGCGGAGCTCGAGCGCGCCTATCCCGGAGACCCAGGCACCCGCCAGCCCGTCCACACCGTGTACGTCCCGGGCGAGGCCTTCGCCGCCGACACCATCCGCAGCTGGGGCGACCAGGCCTTGGCGGCGCTCGACGAGCACGCCCCGGACGCGGCCTCCTTCGCCGCCGTACTCGGCCTGACCGACGATCTCGCCGAGCCGGTCTACAGCCGCGTGCGTGCCAAGCTGGAGCGCGAGCCCATCGAGGACCTGCGCATCGACTTCGAGGACGGCTACAAGGGCAAGGACGAGGACCAGGACGCGGCCCGCGCCGCCCGCCTGGTGGCCGAGGCCTACAAGAACGGCACGGCGGCCCCGTACATGGGCATCCGTATGAAGTGCATGGAAGCGGCGGTCCGCGACCGTGGCATTCGCACCCTCGACATCTTCCTCTCCGGTCTCATGGAGGCCGGCGGTCTCCCCGACGGTCTCGTCCTGACCCTGCCCAAGGTGACGTACCCCGAGCAGGTCACCGCCATGGTGCGCCTTCTGGAGGAGTTCGAGAAGGCACGCGGCCTGGAGTCGGGCCGGATCGGCTTCGAGATCCAGATCGAGACCAGCCAGTCCATCCTCGCCACCGACGGCACCGCCGCCGTCGCCCGGATGATCCAGGCCGCCGAGGGCCGCGCCACCGGCCTGCACTACGGCACGTTCGACTACAGCGCCTGCCTCGGCGTCAGCGCCGCCTACCAGGCCAGCGACCACCCGGCCGCCGACCACGCCAAGGCGGTCATGCAGGTCGCCGCGGCAGGCACCGGCGTACGCGTCTCCGACGGCTCCACCAACGTGCTGCCGGTCGGCTCGACCGCGAACGTGCACGAGGCCTGGCGGCTGCACTTCGGCCTCACCCGGCGCGCCCTGGCCCGCGCCTACTACCAGGGCTGGGACATGCACCCCGGCCACATCCCGACGCGGTACGCGGCCGTGATCGCGTTCTACCGCGAGGGCTTCGAGCGGGCCGCCGCGCGCCTGTCCGCCTACGCGGGGCATCACGAGGGTGGCGCGGTCGCGGACGAGCCCGCCACCGCGAAGGCGCTCGCCGGATATCTGCTCCGCGGCCTGGACTGCGGCGCCCTCGACGCCGGCGAGGTCACCCGTGGCACCGGCCTCACGCTGGCAGGGCTGCAGTCCTTCGCGGGCCCCCGCCGCGGGGACCTCACGGCCAACGCCAAGTAA
- a CDS encoding electron transfer flavoprotein subunit alpha/FixB family protein, with protein sequence MAEVLVYVDHVDGAVRKPTLELLTLARRIGEPVALALGAGAADTAAVLAEHGAVKVLTADVPEFADYLVVPKVDALQAAYTAVSPAAVLVPSSAEGKEIAARLAVRIKSGIITDAVDLEAGDEGPVATQAAFAASYSTKSRITTGTPVITVKPNSAAVEAAPAAGAVEALAVSFSEQATGTKVVARTPRESTGRPELTEAAIVVSGGRGVNGAENFHIIEALADSLGAAVGASRAAVDAGWYPHSNQVGQTGKSVSPQLYIASGISGAIQHRAGMQTSKTIVAINKDAEAPIFDLVDYGVVGDLFDVVPALTEEVKTRKG encoded by the coding sequence ATGGCTGAAGTTCTCGTCTATGTCGACCACGTGGACGGTGCCGTCCGCAAGCCCACCCTGGAGCTGCTGACGCTGGCCCGCCGCATCGGCGAGCCCGTCGCCCTCGCCCTCGGCGCGGGTGCCGCCGACACGGCCGCGGTGCTGGCCGAGCATGGCGCGGTGAAGGTCCTGACGGCCGATGTGCCGGAGTTCGCCGACTACCTCGTGGTGCCGAAGGTCGACGCGCTGCAGGCCGCCTACACGGCCGTGTCCCCGGCCGCGGTACTGGTTCCCTCCTCCGCGGAGGGCAAGGAGATCGCCGCGCGTCTGGCGGTCCGCATCAAGTCCGGCATCATCACCGACGCCGTCGACCTCGAGGCGGGCGATGAGGGGCCGGTGGCCACGCAGGCCGCGTTCGCCGCCTCCTACTCCACCAAGTCCCGCATCACCACCGGTACTCCGGTCATCACGGTCAAGCCCAACAGTGCGGCCGTGGAGGCCGCCCCGGCCGCGGGCGCGGTCGAGGCGCTTGCCGTGTCGTTCTCCGAGCAGGCCACGGGCACGAAGGTTGTCGCGCGGACGCCGCGTGAGTCGACGGGGCGTCCGGAGCTGACCGAGGCCGCGATCGTGGTCTCCGGTGGCCGTGGCGTCAACGGCGCCGAGAACTTCCACATCATCGAGGCGCTTGCCGACTCGCTGGGTGCGGCGGTGGGTGCCTCGCGTGCCGCGGTGGACGCCGGCTGGTACCCGCACTCCAACCAGGTCGGCCAGACCGGCAAGAGTGTCTCGCCGCAGCTGTACATCGCCTCGGGTATTTCCGGTGCGATCCAGCACCGGGCGGGCATGCAGACCTCGAAGACGATCGTGGCGATCAACAAGGACGCCGAGGCCCCGATCTTCGACCTCGTCGACTACGGCGTGGTCGGCGACCTCTTCGACGTCGTCCCCGCCCTCACCGAAGAGGTCAAGACCCGCAAGGGCTGA
- a CDS encoding LacI family DNA-binding transcriptional regulator, whose product MAETARRPENRYGSRPTMKDVAARAGVGLKTVSRVVNGEPGVTPDTERRVQEAIEALGFRRNDSARVLRKGRTASIGLVLEDLADPFYGPLSRAVEEVARAHGALLINGSSAEDPDREQELVLALCARRVDGLVVIPAGDDHRYLEPEIAAGVATVFVDRPAGKIDADVVLSDSFGGARDGVAHLIAHGHRRIGFIGDQPRIHTAIERLRGYRAAMEDAGIPVDEEWVSLGATAPERVGPATEAMLSGPDPVTAIFAGNNRVTVTVVRVLAGLSRPVALVGFDDIELADLLQPGVTVVAQDAAQLGRTAAERLFRQLDGASDAPERIELPTRLITRGSGELPPAG is encoded by the coding sequence GTGGCCGAGACCGCTCGCCGCCCCGAGAACCGATACGGCTCCCGTCCGACGATGAAGGACGTCGCCGCGCGCGCCGGTGTGGGCCTCAAGACGGTCTCCCGGGTCGTGAACGGCGAACCGGGCGTCACTCCGGACACCGAACGCCGCGTCCAGGAGGCCATCGAGGCCCTCGGCTTTCGCCGCAACGACAGTGCACGGGTCCTGCGCAAGGGCCGCACCGCCAGCATCGGCCTCGTCCTGGAGGATCTCGCCGACCCTTTCTACGGCCCGCTCAGCCGCGCCGTGGAGGAGGTCGCCCGCGCCCACGGCGCGCTCCTGATCAACGGTTCGAGCGCCGAGGACCCGGACCGGGAGCAGGAGTTGGTGCTCGCGCTGTGTGCGCGCCGGGTCGACGGGCTCGTCGTCATCCCGGCCGGTGACGACCACCGCTATCTGGAGCCGGAGATCGCCGCCGGTGTCGCCACCGTCTTCGTCGACCGTCCCGCCGGGAAGATCGACGCCGATGTCGTGCTCTCCGACAGCTTCGGCGGCGCGCGGGACGGCGTCGCCCATCTCATCGCCCATGGTCACCGGCGTATCGGCTTCATCGGTGACCAGCCGCGGATCCATACGGCCATAGAACGCCTGCGGGGCTATCGCGCCGCCATGGAGGACGCGGGCATCCCCGTCGACGAGGAGTGGGTGTCCCTCGGCGCGACCGCCCCGGAGCGCGTCGGACCGGCCACTGAGGCGATGCTGAGCGGCCCGGACCCCGTGACGGCGATCTTCGCGGGCAACAACCGTGTGACGGTGACGGTCGTCCGTGTCCTCGCCGGGCTCTCCCGTCCGGTGGCGCTCGTCGGCTTCGACGACATCGAGCTGGCGGATCTGCTGCAGCCGGGCGTGACCGTCGTCGCCCAGGACGCGGCGCAGTTGGGCAGGACCGCGGCGGAGCGTCTGTTCCGGCAGCTGGACGGCGCGTCCGACGCTCCGGAGCGCATCGAGCTGCCCACCCGGCTGATCACCCGCGGGTCGGGCGAACTGCCGCCCGCGGGCTGA
- a CDS encoding serine/threonine-protein kinase produces the protein MSSGDQEQTGGVGRLLAGRYRVLAQLGRGGMGVVWRAMDEVLHREVAVKELRTYSDAAGPELADLRVRMQREARAAARVRHPGVVAVHDVAEVDGRPLIVMELIEGPSLDDVLRERGTLDPREAAAIGAKVMEALAAAHRAGVLHRDVKPGNILLESGGRVVLTDFGIATMDDPADGSSTHLTRIGELVGSLDYLAPERAQGQDPGPASDVWALGATLYAAVEGSSPFRRTSTWSTLTAIVTDPLPEPQRAGPLAPVLQQLMHKDPQARPDADQAVLLLADAAGSGAATTALREPAPQPRQTTERSIPSGPPPGFGPPLAASAAAPHPAAPVPQPSPASPQQPKRPRRGRALLAAAAVTVVLAATGVTVALLNNGGEDGNRAQSPASSGGNTAEPDADNSRGSLDGTRAPKPSKQGDEKSREPDAKPSDKDDPKSTVKPTSRPKPSTEPTEDEGTTGGGSGSSGSSDGGTSGGGDPAPEPVCHATGGGKYDCSVWRTAKSYTASGTEAGVLNAGTNYFYCQQNLGRRETYGEWTNVWWAKTDDDSGNTNVFVSDVYIKGGDNDKPLPGLPVC, from the coding sequence GTGTCTTCGGGGGATCAGGAACAGACGGGCGGGGTCGGCAGACTCCTGGCCGGGCGCTATCGCGTCCTGGCGCAGCTCGGGCGCGGCGGCATGGGTGTCGTCTGGCGTGCCATGGACGAGGTGCTTCACCGTGAGGTCGCGGTCAAGGAGCTGCGCACGTACTCGGACGCGGCCGGGCCCGAGCTGGCCGACCTGCGCGTGCGGATGCAGCGCGAGGCCCGCGCGGCCGCCCGCGTGCGGCATCCCGGAGTCGTCGCCGTGCACGACGTGGCGGAGGTCGACGGCCGGCCCCTCATCGTCATGGAGCTCATCGAAGGGCCCTCCCTGGACGATGTCCTGCGCGAGCGCGGCACCCTCGACCCCCGCGAGGCTGCAGCCATCGGCGCCAAGGTCATGGAGGCGCTCGCCGCCGCCCACCGCGCCGGCGTCCTGCACCGCGACGTGAAGCCCGGCAACATCCTCCTGGAGTCCGGCGGCCGCGTCGTCCTCACCGACTTCGGCATCGCCACGATGGACGACCCCGCCGACGGCTCGTCCACCCACCTCACCCGCATCGGCGAGCTCGTCGGCTCCCTGGACTATCTGGCCCCCGAGCGCGCCCAGGGCCAGGACCCGGGCCCCGCATCCGACGTCTGGGCCCTCGGAGCCACCCTGTACGCGGCGGTCGAGGGATCGTCGCCCTTCCGCCGTACGTCGACGTGGTCCACGCTCACCGCGATCGTCACCGACCCGCTGCCCGAGCCGCAGCGCGCGGGCCCCCTGGCGCCCGTACTGCAGCAGCTGATGCACAAAGACCCGCAGGCGCGGCCGGACGCCGACCAGGCGGTGCTGCTGCTCGCCGACGCGGCCGGCAGCGGAGCCGCCACGACCGCGCTGCGCGAGCCCGCGCCGCAGCCGAGGCAGACCACCGAGCGGAGCATCCCGAGCGGTCCGCCGCCGGGCTTTGGGCCACCGCTCGCGGCATCGGCCGCCGCGCCGCACCCCGCGGCCCCGGTCCCGCAGCCGTCCCCCGCGTCTCCGCAGCAGCCCAAGCGCCCGCGCCGCGGCCGCGCCCTGCTCGCCGCGGCGGCCGTCACCGTCGTACTGGCCGCGACCGGCGTCACCGTCGCCCTCCTCAACAACGGGGGAGAGGACGGAAACCGGGCACAGAGTCCCGCGTCCTCCGGCGGCAACACTGCCGAGCCGGATGCGGACAACAGCCGTGGCTCGCTGGACGGCACGCGCGCCCCGAAGCCGTCGAAGCAGGGCGACGAGAAGTCCCGTGAGCCGGACGCGAAGCCGTCGGACAAGGACGACCCGAAGTCCACCGTCAAGCCGACGAGCCGCCCCAAGCCCTCGACCGAGCCGACCGAGGACGAGGGCACGACCGGCGGCGGCTCCGGCAGCTCAGGCAGCTCCGACGGCGGCACATCGGGCGGCGGCGACCCGGCCCCCGAGCCCGTCTGCCACGCCACGGGCGGCGGCAAGTACGACTGCTCGGTGTGGCGCACCGCCAAGTCGTACACCGCGTCGGGCACCGAGGCGGGCGTACTGAACGCGGGTACCAACTACTTCTACTGTCAGCAGAACCTCGGCCGCCGCGAGACGTACGGCGAGTGGACGAACGTCTGGTGGGCCAAGACGGACGACGACAGCGGCAATACGAACGTGTTCGTCAGCGACGTCTACATCAAGGGCGGCGACAACGACAAGCCGCTGCCGGGCCTCCCCGTCTGCTGA
- a CDS encoding NPCBM/NEW2 domain-containing protein, with the protein MRHLISRTIRRRVVGSIAAALLCGAGLAAPVPAAAQDLDARGGAAPASGAESKLPGDLALTPPMGFNNWNSTHCRAEFDESMVKGIADIFLEKGLKDAGYQYVNLDDCWALPERDANGKLVPDPKRFPNGIKAVADYVHAKGLKLGIYTSAGTKTCSDIGFPGALGHEVSDAQQFADWGVDYLKYDNCNNQGVDAKKRYIAMRDALKATGRPIVYSICEWGENKPWEWASDVGHLWRTTGDISDNWSSMLSIMKQNLPLAEHAGPGHWNDPDMLEVGNGGMTDTEYRTHFSMWSVMAAPLLIGSDLRKATPETFEIIGNKEVIAVDQDPLGKQGEVLSSEGGRWVVAKEMKDGSRAVALFNETGSAQSIATTAKAVGLPDADGYTLRDLWQHKSYNTAGTISATVPAHGTVLLRVSADGKWAQQPPAVELGLGGAPFMEPGKPTKLRSKVTNLGRTPAQKVSATISGPSGWQIKATSPSTASSLGTGKSLSTSWSVTAPQGASPGAYDLTVKTAYRSPSGARAQSTLPLTAHVVVAPPAGSSAMSDLPWLSTANGWGPVEKDTSNGESAAGDGNPMTINGVVFAKGLGAHASSSIEYYTGGACEKVTAKVGVDDEKGLKGSVAFEIWADGKKAASTGVLTNVHAAQGLSADVSGAQTVRLVVTDGGDGTDSDHADWAEPMLSC; encoded by the coding sequence ATGCGTCATCTCATCTCCCGCACCATCCGCCGAAGAGTCGTCGGGTCGATCGCCGCCGCGCTGCTGTGCGGCGCGGGCCTCGCGGCACCCGTACCGGCCGCGGCACAGGACCTGGACGCCCGGGGCGGAGCAGCCCCTGCGTCCGGTGCCGAGTCGAAGCTCCCCGGCGATCTCGCCCTCACCCCGCCCATGGGCTTCAACAACTGGAACTCCACCCACTGCAGGGCCGAGTTCGACGAGTCGATGGTCAAGGGGATCGCGGACATCTTCCTCGAGAAGGGACTCAAGGACGCCGGCTATCAGTACGTCAACCTCGACGACTGCTGGGCGCTGCCCGAACGGGACGCGAACGGCAAGTTGGTCCCCGACCCCAAGCGATTCCCCAATGGGATCAAGGCAGTTGCCGACTACGTACACGCCAAGGGCCTGAAGCTCGGCATCTACACCAGCGCCGGCACCAAGACCTGCAGCGACATCGGCTTCCCCGGAGCGCTCGGCCATGAGGTCAGCGACGCACAGCAGTTCGCCGACTGGGGCGTCGACTACCTCAAGTACGACAACTGCAACAACCAGGGCGTCGACGCCAAGAAGCGCTACATCGCGATGCGCGACGCGCTGAAGGCCACCGGCCGCCCCATCGTCTACAGCATCTGCGAGTGGGGCGAGAACAAGCCCTGGGAGTGGGCCTCCGACGTCGGCCATCTCTGGCGCACCACCGGCGACATCAGCGACAACTGGAGCTCGATGCTGTCGATCATGAAGCAGAACCTGCCGCTCGCCGAGCACGCGGGTCCGGGGCACTGGAACGACCCGGACATGCTGGAGGTCGGCAACGGCGGGATGACGGACACCGAGTACCGCACGCACTTCTCCATGTGGTCCGTCATGGCCGCGCCGCTGCTCATCGGCTCGGACCTGCGCAAGGCCACGCCCGAGACCTTCGAGATCATCGGCAACAAGGAAGTCATCGCCGTCGACCAGGATCCGCTGGGCAAGCAGGGCGAGGTGCTCTCCTCCGAGGGCGGCCGGTGGGTCGTCGCCAAGGAGATGAAGGACGGCAGCCGGGCCGTCGCGCTCTTCAACGAGACGGGCAGCGCCCAGTCGATCGCCACAACGGCGAAGGCCGTCGGCCTCCCGGACGCGGACGGCTACACGCTGCGCGACCTGTGGCAGCACAAGAGCTACAACACGGCGGGCACGATCTCGGCGACCGTCCCCGCGCACGGCACCGTACTGCTGCGCGTGTCGGCGGACGGCAAGTGGGCACAGCAGCCGCCCGCCGTCGAACTCGGCCTGGGCGGCGCCCCGTTCATGGAGCCCGGCAAGCCGACCAAGCTGAGGTCGAAGGTCACCAACCTCGGCCGCACCCCCGCGCAGAAGGTGTCGGCCACCATCAGCGGACCGTCCGGCTGGCAGATCAAGGCGACGTCGCCGTCGACCGCGAGCTCCCTGGGCACCGGCAAGTCCCTCAGTACGTCGTGGTCGGTGACCGCGCCTCAGGGCGCGTCCCCGGGTGCGTACGACCTGACCGTCAAGACGGCCTATCGCTCCCCCTCCGGCGCCCGCGCCCAGAGCACGCTGCCGCTGACGGCACATGTCGTCGTGGCCCCGCCCGCGGGCAGCTCGGCGATGAGTGATCTGCCATGGCTCTCCACGGCCAACGGCTGGGGCCCGGTCGAGAAGGACACGAGCAACGGCGAGAGCGCGGCCGGCGACGGCAATCCGATGACGATCAACGGGGTGGTGTTCGCCAAGGGGCTCGGCGCGCACGCGTCGAGCAGCATCGAGTACTACACCGGCGGTGCCTGCGAGAAGGTCACGGCCAAGGTGGGCGTCGACGACGAGAAGGGCCTCAAGGGTTCGGTCGCCTTCGAGATCTGGGCCGACGGCAAGAAGGCCGCGTCGACGGGCGTCCTGACCAACGTCCATGCCGCGCAGGGCCTGTCGGCCGACGTGAGCGGTGCGCAGACGGTACGGCTCGTCGTCACCGACGGCGGTGACGGGACCGACTCCGACCACGCGGACTGGGCGGAGCCAATGCTCAGCTGCTGA
- a CDS encoding ROK family protein produces MHTDLVVALDIGGTKIAGALVDEHGRILLRAQRPTPAREDGDTVMRAVEEVVAELRISPLWGRARAVGIGSAGPVDASAGTVSPVNVPGWRGYPLVERVRAATDGLPVELVGDGVAMTAAEHWQGAARGHDNALCMVVSTGVGGGLILGGQLHPGPTGNAGHIGHISVDLDGDPCPCGARGCVERIASGPNIARRALDGGWRPGPDGDTSAAAVAIAARAGDPVALASFARAARALAAGIAATATLVEIDIAVIGGGVAKAGDVLFTPLRRALRDYATLSFVRQLTVAPALMSTDAGLVGAAAAVLGGKRLSAAPTQPTALESRTG; encoded by the coding sequence ATGCACACGGACCTCGTCGTCGCACTCGACATCGGCGGCACCAAGATCGCCGGCGCCCTGGTGGACGAGCACGGCCGGATCCTGCTGCGCGCCCAGCGGCCGACGCCCGCGCGCGAGGACGGCGACACCGTGATGCGGGCGGTCGAAGAGGTCGTCGCCGAGCTCAGAATCTCCCCGCTGTGGGGCCGCGCCCGTGCCGTGGGCATCGGCAGCGCGGGCCCCGTGGACGCGTCGGCGGGCACGGTCAGTCCCGTCAACGTCCCCGGCTGGCGCGGCTATCCCCTGGTCGAGCGGGTGCGGGCGGCGACCGATGGGCTGCCCGTCGAACTCGTCGGCGACGGCGTCGCGATGACGGCGGCCGAGCACTGGCAGGGCGCGGCCCGCGGCCACGACAACGCCCTGTGCATGGTGGTCTCCACCGGCGTCGGCGGCGGCCTCATCCTCGGCGGGCAACTGCACCCCGGCCCCACCGGCAACGCGGGCCACATCGGCCACATCAGCGTGGACCTCGACGGCGACCCCTGCCCCTGCGGTGCGCGCGGCTGCGTCGAGCGCATAGCGAGCGGCCCGAACATCGCGCGCCGCGCCCTGGACGGCGGCTGGCGTCCGGGCCCGGACGGCGACACCTCCGCCGCGGCGGTCGCCATCGCCGCCCGGGCCGGCGACCCGGTGGCCCTCGCCTCCTTCGCCCGAGCGGCCAGGGCGCTGGCCGCCGGGATCGCCGCGACGGCGACGCTCGTCGAGATCGACATCGCCGTCATCGGCGGCGGCGTGGCGAAGGCGGGCGACGTCCTCTTCACGCCCCTGCGCCGCGCGCTGCGGGACTACGCCACGTTGTCTTTTGTACGCCAACTGACCGTGGCCCCAGCGTTGATGAGTACGGATGCGGGGCTGGTGGGGGCGGCGGCGGCCGTGCTCGGCGGTAAGCGGCTGAGCGCGGCGCCGACGCAGCCCACGGCTTTGGAGAGCCGGACGGGCTGA